The stretch of DNA ATTCGCTGCCGATTAGCACACAATGGTGGTGTTCCATTTGAAGGAAATCCAAACGGATGGCTACCGAAACACTTCTTTAATAAAGAGGAATGCGGCGGGGGTGCATTTATTGACTTAGGGGCGCACCCGATATATTTAACGAATCGCCTTGCAGGACCGGTAAAAGCTGTGACAGCAAGGTTACAAAAACAATTTGGTTATGAAATAGATGATAATTCCGTCGCAATTATTGAATATGAAAACGGTGCTTTAGGAACGATTGAAACCGGATTTCTTTCAGGACGAAGCCCTTTCCAGCTGGAACTTTATGGGACTGAGGGAGCTTTATTAATAGAGGATAATAAGATTCGCTTAAATTCTAAACAGGCAGGCGAGGGTTGGAATGTCCCTGAAAGCCTGCCAGAAGCACTTCCGATGCCGTTAGAACAATGGGTAAATTCGATTATTGATGAAACCGTTCCAACCATTTCGGAAACTGATGTTCAAGGGTTAACGTTAATCAATCAGGCTGCACTGCTATCGCAGAATCAAGGCCGAAGAGTAGAAATAGCTGAAATTATGAAAGATAAACAAAGAGTATGAATCGGAGGGAAAGAAAAATGGGGAAAACATTAAGAGTAGGGATTATCGGAGCGGGCGGCATCGCAAAGCATGCACATATTCCAAACTATTTAAAATGCGGAGAAAAAGTTGAGATAGTTGCAGTAAGCGATGTTGTAAAGGAAAAGGCTGATCAATTAGCAGCAGAATTCAATATTCCCCATGCTTTTACAAGTTTTGAAGAAATGTTTCAGACTCTAAATTTGGATGCGGTCAGTATTTGTACACCAAATAAATTCCATTATCATGCCACGATAGCCGCATTAAATGCAGGATGTCATGTTCTATGTGAAAAGCCGCCAGCTATGACAGCAAAAGAAGCAGAGGAAATGGCCATCGCTGCTGATAAGGCCGGAAAAATCCTAACTTATGGATTCCATTATCGTCATGCACCACAGGTAGAAGTTTTAAAGCGCTTTATCGACGCTGGCGAACTTGGTGATATTTATGCTGCACGTGTAACGGCAATGCGTCGCAGGGGAATTCCTGGATGGGGTGTATTCACAAACAAAGAACTTCAAGGCGGAGGACCTTTAATTGATATCGGGGTCCATATGTTGGATACTGCATTATATTTAATGGGTTATCCAGAACCGGATACTGTATTTGGAGTAACCTATCAAAAACTTGGTAACCGAAAAGGAGTAGGACTCATGGGAACATGGGATTGGGAAAATTTCTCGGTTGAAGATATGGCGCGAGGAATGATCACTTTCAAAAATGGGGCTTCCATTCTATTAGAGTCTGCATTTGCTGCTAACGTCGAGAAGGCTGATGAAATGAATGTGACGTTAATGGGGGACAATGGTGGAGCAGATGTATTCCCACTAAAGATTTATCAAGAAAAACATGAATCGTTAATTGATCTCACTCCAGCATATTTACCAAAGAGAGATTATCATGAACTAGAGCTTAGTAGATTTGTAGATGCGTGTTTAGATGGTACTTCACCATTAAGTACTGCCAAACAAGGCGTCTATCTCCAACAAATCATTAACGGACTATACCAATCAGCGGCCAAAGGTGAGGCTGTAAAATTAGGTGAACATGTACAAGTTTAATTAAAAAATAATAGAAATAAGGGGTGGCAGGTATTCTTTTAAGCCGCCTCTTATTTAATAATAGGGGGAAATTCCTTTGAGTAAAATTGGCTTACAATTATTTTCTGTGTGGAAGGATGCCGAAAAAGATTTTTTAGGAACGATTCAAAAAGTGGCTGAGCTTGGATACGAGGCAATACAATTTGCGGGCTTTTATGATACTCCAGCTGACAAGCTGCAAAATGTATTAAAAGAAAATGGAATCTCTGTTGCAGGGGCACATATAGGGATCGAGAAGCTTTTAGATGATGAATTAAAGAAGAGTATTGAATACAATATTGCAATTGATAATAACTTACTTATTTGTCCTGCGCTTCCAAAGGAAATGAGACAAACAGCTGATGATTATAAGAAATCAGCAGAGACACTGAATCAAATTGGCGAAACATGTAAAAAGGCAGGTTTTACTTTTGCCTATCATAACCATGCATTTGAATTTGAACAGTTTGGAAGTGAAACGGGATTTGATCTGCTATTGGGTCACACAAACCCAAATTTAGTAAAAATGGAATTAGATTGTTATTGGGCTAGCTTCGCGGAGCATGACCCTTTAGAAATCATTCAAAAATATAAAAATCGTGTCGTGTCCCTGCATATAAAAGATATGAAAATTGTTAATGGTAAAAAAACTGGGATTGAAGTAGGGAAAGGTCAACTTGATATTGCCTCGCTTGTTAGGATGGGGAATAAAGTTGGCGTTGAGTGGTTCACGGTTGAGCAGGAGGAATTTGAACGGGATCCTTATGAAAGTCTTTCCATTAATGTAGATACGCTTAAACAATTAATGTTGGAGACAAAAATTTGATGACTAATATTATTCCTAGACCGGAATATCCAAGACCTAATTTCAATCGAAATGAGTGGTTAAATCTTAACGGCCAATGGAACTTTGAATTCGATGATCACAATATTGGTTTAAGAGAAGAGTGGTATGTAAATCATGATTATCAACAAGAAATTATTGTTCCGTATGCTTTTCAATCGAAACTAAGCGGTATTCATACAAATGAGTTCCATGATGTTGTTTGGTATGAAAGAACATTTATGATTCCGGAAAAGTGGCAGGGGAAACAAATACATCTTCACTTTGGTGCCGTTGATTATCGTGCATCTGTCTGGGTCAATGGAAAGGTTGTCGCTTCTCATGAAGGAGGACATACTTCTTTTTTTACTGATATAACAGATACTTTAATGGACGGATTAAATAAAGTTGTCGTAAGGGTAGAAGATATATCAACTGAATTGGAGCAACCGCGTGGAAAACAATACTGGGAGAAGGAATCTAAAGGGATTTTTTATACCCGAACAACCGGCATTTGGCAAACGGTTTGGTTAGAGCCAGTAAATCACTCTTACATTGAGAGAGTAAAACTAACACCCAATATCGATACAGGTGAAGTAACGGTTGAATATCTTATTCAGAACCGATCAGAAAAACAAGAGCTAGAAATAGAAATCTATTCTCAAGATTTAGTTGTTGCAAAAGAGTCTCGTAAAGTAAATCTTGATCAACGCAAGAATAAACAAGTGGTTTTGTTGAAGGATTTCGAGAGCGGTAACGGTAAACTTTGGAGCCCGGAACAGCCATTTCTTTATACGATTAAACTCTGTTTAAAAGTAGACAATGAGATTGTTGATAAAGTTGAAAGCTATTTTGGGATGAGAAAAATTTCAATTAATAACGGAAAAATTGAATTAAACAATAAGCCTTATTATATGAAACTGGTTCTAGATCAAGGATATTATCCTGATAGTCTACTAACCGCCCCAACGGATGAAGCTATAAAGAGAGATATCGAATTAACAAAAGAAATGGGCTTTAACGGAGTGAGGAAACACCAAAAGGTCGAGGAGCCTCGTTTTCTTTATTGGGCAGATCACTTAGGAATTCTTGTCTGGGGTGAAATGGCTAACTGCCATACGTTTACCGATAAAGCCATAAAACGGATTTCGTCTGAATGGCAGGATGCAATAGAACGCGATTATAATCACCCTTCTATTGTTGCTTGGGTACCTATTAATGAAAGCTGGGGTGTTCCTCTATTAAAAAGGGATCCACGTCAAGCGAATCATTTAGTAAGTATGTACTATTTAACAAAATCATTGGACCAGTCTCGTCTAGTTATTTCAAATGACGGGTGGGAACACACCGTTTCAGATGTCTTAACTATTCATGACTATGAAGGTGAGAAGGAAGTTTTAAAAGAAAGATATTCCAGGCTAGAAAATACATTACAGTTTACACCTGCAGACCGCTTTTTATTTGTCCCTAGCTTTCATTATAAGGGTGAGCCCATTATGGTTTCGGAGTTTGGCGGTATTGCCTATCAGAAAAGTGAATGGCAAGGATGGGGCTATACATCTGCCTCAAATGATCAAGATTTTATCGAGCGATATTATCTTGTTGTTTCTAGTTTGCTGGAATCACCGCTCGTTCAAGGATTCTGTTATACCCAAATTACAGATGTCGAACAGGAAATTAATGGACTTTTAACCTATGACAGAAAGCCAAAGGTTGACCTTAGCATAATTCGTGAAATCAATGAAGGTAAAAAGTTTACGTTTACTGTGAAAGACTAACCCTGAATCCAGGAGTGTTTAAGTTATATTTTACAGTTTTTAAAGATACAAAAGGGGAGCTTTCAACAATCATTAATTAAATCGAACAAAAAGGCGTGAAACCGTTTAGTTTGGTTTCCGCCTTTTTATGGAGATTATCTAATTGAGTTTACTTATTATGTGCTAATATCTCATGACGATAATGCTAGAATATGCCTTAAATAGTCGAGTGAACGCTCCACATCCTCTGTCATAGTTCGAACAGGCTGGGTGCTTTGTGGATGCCATAGTTCGAGTGCCAGCCAGCCGTTATACTTTGCAGCTGCTGCGGAATTGAGCAAGGAGACGAAATTAATATCTCCTTCAAGTAAGTCCTCAGTTGGTACATGCCCACGTTGATTACGTAAATGGAAGGCAAAGACTCGATCCGGATAGTCAGTTACCCACTCAATGGGATTGCAGCCAGCAACATGTGCCCAGCCAGTATCTATACATAGTCCAACAAGCGGATCTGCATATTGGATGACCGATCTTAAGTCACCTCTGGCATTGTGATTGTCTGCCGCATGGTTATGCAGACAAACCTTTAAACCTAGGGAGGCAACAAGTTCGGATATACGAGATAGGTTTTCACCCTGCTGTTTGAAATGATCCTCCGACTTAGAAACTGGATTTTTCCAACTGATAGGGTCAGCATTTATTAGTAAATCGGTGCCGTCTGCTGCTGCCAAGCGTTCAGCAAATGGTAACACTGTTTGCACCACTCCAAGACCGTTGAATGGTATATGTAAAGGGAGACCGATATAAGAGGCCGATACGGCCAGCCCAAAGGAACGTGCCAATTTTAGTTTTTCAGTATCAGCATCAATCTCGACAGCGTCCAGACCTGCTTCTGCACAAGCGTGGAATAAATCTTCCCACTGAGGTTTTTTGCCATCCATTTTCCAGCGTTCTGTCCAGCCGTACATATTTGAAGAAAATCCTTTTATGTTCAAAGTGTTACTCCTTTCTGCACCATTTCTATCAGTTGTTTTTGTCCGGTTTCTGCAGTTGTATATATGGATGTTAGGCAACGAAAATTATTCAGTGCTTGTTGATTAACGTTAGCATGTGATTCAAGGCCTTTCACTTTTCGATAAAAGTGATGGAGTGGATTGTCGAAAATCGTGTACTCACTTCTCGGTCCTGTTTCTATCTGTTCCTCTATAATTTGACCGTGCTTATCGTAACGAAGGAAGACAGGCTGCCTAGAATCAAATGGTGTCCACCTAAGTGAACCAAGTGTACCCTCGATTTCTGCCCTTACATAACTTTCTCCGTGTGCACATGAAGCACGCTCGTAATGGACATGAATTGGATGGTTACCACTGCTGAAAGTCATGAAGGCGCCGACATGTGTTTCAACATCGAAGGGTGTATCCAAGGGATCAATTTCAGTTTGGGGCTTTGCCGTCCATGCAGTATGGATTTCAATGGAGTTTGGATTGAGTATGTCATTCAATGTGGCAAAGTCATAAGGTCCCCAATCCATTAATACACCTCCACCGCTTAGTTTTGAATCTAAAAACCAGCGGCTTGCAGGCTGATATTCGATTCCTGAACGGCTTCGTTCCCATTTGTTTACAAACGTAACATGATAGATTTCACCTAGTGATCCGGACTTGATTACTTTCTTTAATGCCTCCATGTGAGGCATGCCTATAAAACGTACACTGCAGCATCCCAATAATCGGTTATGCTTTTCTGCAAGCTGGACCATTTCTTGAGCTTGAGAACCATTCATCGCAAGTGGTTTTTCACAAAGGACATGGCGGCCAGACTCAATTGAAAGTCTCGTAGGATCAAAATGTGCCATCGGCGGCGTACTGATAATTACTATATCATCGTTCTGTGCTGTCTCGGAGTTCAGCATTTCTTCCACATTTGTAAAGCCAATTGTCTCAGGAAATTGGCTGCAAAATGCTTCTAGTGCAGCAGGATTTGTATCAGCAGCTCGCAATTCAATCGGTTCTGAAAGTTTTTTTGCCGCTTCCGCGTGTGTCCGACCAATTACGCCGGCGCCAATTATATAAAGTCTCAAATTATTCACCTCAGTTAAATATTTATGGTTTTACTCTACCATATCGAAAAAATTAAGTTCTCCTCCAATTAAGCTGATAACTTATCATTTTGTTCAAAGAAAAGATTGTTTAGGAGTTGTGAAAAATGTATGTAGAACACTTACGTTTACAGAGATCGTTTGCGTTTTGCCGTGTATGGGGGTCACATGAGGAGCATGATTTGCATGTCCATGATAGTTTAGAAATAGGGGTAGTTCTTAATAATGAGCTAGAATATAGGTTCAACGAACACACCTACCTCGGGAAGCCGGGGGATGTGTTTTTATGTCGTCCATTCGAGCCGCACTGGAGTTTTGCTCAGTCTGAACAACCGTTCGAATGCATTCTCATCCTGTTCACACCGTCTGCTGTACGGAATATCCCTAATGGAATTCAGCTTCTGAAGCCTTTCTATACTGCACAAGGAATTCAGCCCATTATCCCGTCTAACACCATTTTCGCAAGAGCAATAAGGCAGGCTGCTGTATCTGCGATGGAAGATCAAGAAAAGGAAGAAGATCTTTGGGTGACCCGTCAATATATGCATTTAATCAATATTTTACTACATGTAAATCAGTTTGCTAAAGAATCTCAGTCTGCTGATAATTTGGAATTACCATCTTCTGAAATTGTCGAAATTGTGGGGTACATGCTTGAAAATTATCAGAAGCCAATAAATATTGAAACATTATACTGGCAGGCAGAAATGGGGAGAACAATGTTTTTTAATGAGTTCCGCAGGTTGACTGGACTTAGTCCAAATGAATTTCTTAACTTCCTGCGCCTACAAAGCGCAATGGACCTCCTTCGTTCAACGAACAAGAGTATCATTGACCTTGCCTATGCAAGCGGATTTCAGTCCTTAAGTACCTTCAACAAACAATTTAAAAGGTTTACGGGGCGATCCCCTCGCGAGTACCGACAGATGGTGTAGCTATGTTTGACAACGGTACCCTTGTATCAAGTACAGTTACAATGAATGAAGCATTGGCAAAAACAGTTCTGTTGGGAAATCCTTTCGAGGATAATGGATCCTCTGCCTTTGCCTATTGCAAATAAAATTATTTCTCTATCAAAATACAACTAGGGCTCAGTCTGACTGGAAACTGAGCCTGATAATACACTTTTATTTATTCATTATTTATTAACATTTTTGTATTCAAATGTTCCTATAATATTTGGAAATTAACCAATCGTATACTTCGGTGTCACCTTATCAAAATGAGGATTTTCACCACTGACCATTAACCCCATTCCCCAATCAAAATGTGTATCCTCTACAGGGAAATCCGATGCATTACGATATTGAAATAAAACATTTCTGCGATTTCGTTCACTCTTGTTTACATCAGAACCATGAATCGTTAAATAATTGAAAAATAATACATCTCCAGGTTCAGCTAGACAAGGAGTTCCACTAGAAATAGGATATTCCTTGTGATTCAAATAGTGTCTCCCTACATGTGAAAGGACTCCTTGTTTGTGTGACTGAGGGATGACACGCAGACAGCCGTTTTCTTCATTGCTTTCGTCTAAGTGGACACTTGCTGCCAACATGCTGTGTTTTTCATGAGGAAAGTAAGGGTAATCTTGATGCATCGGGAAAGCAGCACCTTTTTCAGGTGGCTTGACTAGCATTTTTGAATGATGAAGTTGTACATTTGGCCCTATTAATTTTTTCAATATAGATACCATATTTGCATGAGCTAGCGCATTTAAGAAGACAGAGTCATGATAATGAACGTTATGAAATCCCTTCAAAACGAGTCTTCTTAGTTGTTCCTTTGGCAAATAATCACCGTCCCATGCGGCATTCTCATCCCTTTTTGCTTCAGCAGCTCGTCGAATGATATTGTCTATACTTTCTCGCATCGCTTCGACTTCTTGCAAATTAAACACGCCTTTAACTAATAAATACCCTTCTTCATTGTAAAATTCCACATCATCTTTTTGGATCATTTTTTCCTACCTCCCTAATTCTTAATAGATTAATCATTAAATCCTGCAAAATGACGCCCACCTGCAGAAGGACGTTCCTTCGCTTTGTCAGATTCACCAGCATTCTTATTTGCAATTTCACGGTTTTTAGCCATTTCTTCTACAGTTTTGACTTTGAGACGAGCAGCACCTATATTGTTCTTAGCTTGAATCAATTTTCCGGATGCGATTCTCTTTTTTGCTTGTTCGATTGCATTCCGATACTGTGGTAACCATTGTTCCTGTGCCACTAGCATCTCATCTACAAGCTGATCAATTTCTTTCAGATTACACACTGCTCCTACTAATGGATCCATCATCATCGCTTGACGTAAGAGATTATCGTCTCCATGAACTGCAGCTTCCACTGAAAGGTGTTGAACTGTGATACTAGCATTACAAACTGCCGCACAGCCTAGTGGCAACTCTCCTACAAGCGGAATACTAATACCATTTCGATCAACATATCCAGGTGCCTCGATAATGGTGTCATCTGGAAGATTCGAAATAATCCCATTGTTAACAACATTAAAGTGTCCTCGGTATACTCTTCCTGTTTCTAGGGCTTCTATTATATAGGATCCGTGTTCCTCACCACGATTTTCCTCTTTATATTTGCGAACAGGTTCTTTTATCCAGTTTGGAAAATCAATCTCAAACCAATTTCTACCTTCCCTACAAACTCTTAAATAACCACCAGTCTCACCATTTATCCAGCTTCCAAGATCAATCCAATCGTTAATTTCATCTGGACGCTTTCGATACCATGGGACATATTCACTCAAATGACCATTTGATTCAGTGCTGTAATAGCCAAAACGTCTAAGCATATCAATGCGTACCTTTTCCGTTTTACTAAACTCCGGGTGATTTTCAAATGCATGGAGAAGCTTGGCTGTCATATCTTCACCATTGTACTTTACTTGGATATACCAAGTTTGATGGTTGATACCAGCACAAATAATATCAACTTCATGTTTCTCCAGACCAAGCACTTCAGCTATTTGTCGGTGTCCCCCTTGCACACCATGACAAAGTCCAATCGTCTTCACACCACCATATTTATTACAAGCCCATGTAATCATTGCCATCGGATTCGCATAATTGAGTAACAAACATTCACGGTCTGCGACTTCACGAATATCTTTACAGATATTAAGCATTTCAGCTATTCCACGCTGTCCGTACATAATTCCACCAGCACAAAGTGTATCTCCTACACATTGGTCTATACCATATTTTAAGGGAATGTCGATATCATATTGAAATGCCTCTAATCCACCCACTCGTACCACCGAAAATATATATTTTGCATTTTTAAATGCTTCTCTGCGATTGACTGTCGATTGAATTTTTATATTTAGGTTGTTTTCATCAATATCTCTTTGACATAGCTTTGTAACCATATCCAAGTTTTTTGGGTTAATATCAGTAAATGCTACCTCTATATTATGGAATTCTGAGACAGACAAAATATCCCTTAATAACCCTCTTGTAAATCCAATACTACCTGCTCCTATAAAAGCAATCTTAAATGTCAATGAGTCACTCCCCTTTGCAGATATTGGTAAACTACCATTTTTATCTTACCAAGCACCACAGAGAAAGCGTTATCAATATTGTAACCTCCTAAATACATCGATGTTTAAAATACTAACTTGTGTAATTTTTCTTAAATGGAAATTATTTGTTTAGTGTATTTCGATAATCAATGGGAGTCTTACCGGTGTGCTTTTTAAAGAGCGTACTAAAATACTGACGGCTGTTTATACCCACGTATTCAGATATCTCAGTTATGGGTATTTCAGTGTGAGCAAGCAGCATTTTAGCTTTTTTGATACGCAAGGAAGTTAAGTATTCCATCAGCGTATTTCCCATTTCTGCCTTAAATATACGATGTAGGTAAACAGGATGTAGATTAACAACATTTGCAATATCCTTCACCTGAATTTCACAGTCATAATTCTGGTGAAGGAAAGATAGGATTTGTTTGATATATAAATTTACTTGATAAGAATTCTGATTTTCATATTCAATCGCTAATCTTCCAATTTTAATAAATAGTTGAGAAAATAGGAGATGAATCATCACCATATTCTCTAAACTTCGCTCGTCTAACTCAAGTACAAGACTTTTTAGTACATGGTAAATATCACTTGAATCTTTTAACACAATATAAGGATACGCTTTTGAAAGGAACTGAGACAGCATACCATTCGTTCTCACAATTTCTTTGAAAGATGGTGAAAATCCCTCATTCTCTTTGTTTGTAAAAAAAAACTCTAAATTTAACATTCTACAAGGATTCTCATTATCTACAACCAAACGATGCGCAATGTTTGAATCGAGTAAAATTAAATCTCCTTTTTTCATGGGTACTGTTTCGGTAGCGGTTTCGACAACACATTTTCCCTCAATCACATACATAATCTCGATTTCATTATGAGAATGATACGGCATTTCAAAACCCTTCCATTGTTTAAAATAATACGATATAACCTTTGGGTAATATTGATCATGCAGTAATTTACTATGATAAAGACTGTTTTCATCAAGCATTTTTACCTCCCCCGTACATGTAAATCGTACTTATAAACTTATGTATTATTCTCACCATTGATTGACAATGGACATTAGGACAGGTTCCATGTCCAATGGTCTTCATCAGACTAACTTTCACTATTCCCTTTACAAGCCTTATTCTCAATTGTAAGGCCTGTTCTAAAAAATTGGTACGACGATCTTTTATTTATATCGTCATTGTAAAAAATTAATCTTCACTTTTTCTTTATTCTTAATGCAGGTTCTAATCTAATAGGAAAACATAACAAATTTCTTGATTTCTCCCTTCATATTTTGGTTTCGAGCTCAGACTTTTGACATAAACATGATACATATTTATAGTTAATAACATATCATTTAACAATTAGGTGAATAGAATTACTAGAATTAAATAGTTGAAAATAACAATACAAAAAAATAAGGAGATTGATTATGGCACAGCGGAAAAAAAGTACTAAAAAAGGAACGAAACCATCATCATCATCAAAATTTGTTTTTTGGATCATTGGATTGATTGCTATAAGCATTGTTGGATTTATCTTTCTCGCAAATAATGATAAATCAGATGATACAGCTAAAGAAGACATTGATTATGCAAATCAACCCTTTCTAGGTGAGGAATCGGCACCTGTTTCAATTGTAGAATTTGGTGATTACAAGTGCCCGAATTGTAAAAACTTTGCAGACAATGTTGTTCCGTTAGTTGTAAAAGAATTTGTTGATACTGGAAAAGCTAAATTCTACTATTTCCATTACCCATTTATTAATGTCGATTCAAAACGAACAGCAAAATTTTCAGAAGCAGTGTATGCTCAACTAGGAAACGATAAATTTTGGGAGTTTCATGAACTTATTTATGATAAGCAGCCCGAAGATATTCGCTATGAAAAAATCGATGTTTTTACGGAAGAATTTTTAA from Neobacillus sp. CF12 encodes:
- a CDS encoding Gfo/Idh/MocA family oxidoreductase → MVNVALLSKWHVHADDYARQANQNQHLEIKIVWDENAERGKEWASKLGVPFEQDLMKVLSNPEIEAVIVDTPTNLHKEIILLSAENKKHIFSEKVLAFTVEDCKEIFEAVQKNKVKLMVSLPRLTENYYLYAQQVIDEGLLGKLTYIRCRLAHNGGVPFEGNPNGWLPKHFFNKEECGGGAFIDLGAHPIYLTNRLAGPVKAVTARLQKQFGYEIDDNSVAIIEYENGALGTIETGFLSGRSPFQLELYGTEGALLIEDNKIRLNSKQAGEGWNVPESLPEALPMPLEQWVNSIIDETVPTISETDVQGLTLINQAALLSQNQGRRVEIAEIMKDKQRV
- a CDS encoding Gfo/Idh/MocA family oxidoreductase; protein product: MGKTLRVGIIGAGGIAKHAHIPNYLKCGEKVEIVAVSDVVKEKADQLAAEFNIPHAFTSFEEMFQTLNLDAVSICTPNKFHYHATIAALNAGCHVLCEKPPAMTAKEAEEMAIAADKAGKILTYGFHYRHAPQVEVLKRFIDAGELGDIYAARVTAMRRRGIPGWGVFTNKELQGGGPLIDIGVHMLDTALYLMGYPEPDTVFGVTYQKLGNRKGVGLMGTWDWENFSVEDMARGMITFKNGASILLESAFAANVEKADEMNVTLMGDNGGADVFPLKIYQEKHESLIDLTPAYLPKRDYHELELSRFVDACLDGTSPLSTAKQGVYLQQIINGLYQSAAKGEAVKLGEHVQV
- a CDS encoding sugar phosphate isomerase/epimerase, translating into MSKIGLQLFSVWKDAEKDFLGTIQKVAELGYEAIQFAGFYDTPADKLQNVLKENGISVAGAHIGIEKLLDDELKKSIEYNIAIDNNLLICPALPKEMRQTADDYKKSAETLNQIGETCKKAGFTFAYHNHAFEFEQFGSETGFDLLLGHTNPNLVKMELDCYWASFAEHDPLEIIQKYKNRVVSLHIKDMKIVNGKKTGIEVGKGQLDIASLVRMGNKVGVEWFTVEQEEFERDPYESLSINVDTLKQLMLETKI
- a CDS encoding sugar-binding domain-containing protein; protein product: MTNIIPRPEYPRPNFNRNEWLNLNGQWNFEFDDHNIGLREEWYVNHDYQQEIIVPYAFQSKLSGIHTNEFHDVVWYERTFMIPEKWQGKQIHLHFGAVDYRASVWVNGKVVASHEGGHTSFFTDITDTLMDGLNKVVVRVEDISTELEQPRGKQYWEKESKGIFYTRTTGIWQTVWLEPVNHSYIERVKLTPNIDTGEVTVEYLIQNRSEKQELEIEIYSQDLVVAKESRKVNLDQRKNKQVVLLKDFESGNGKLWSPEQPFLYTIKLCLKVDNEIVDKVESYFGMRKISINNGKIELNNKPYYMKLVLDQGYYPDSLLTAPTDEAIKRDIELTKEMGFNGVRKHQKVEEPRFLYWADHLGILVWGEMANCHTFTDKAIKRISSEWQDAIERDYNHPSIVAWVPINESWGVPLLKRDPRQANHLVSMYYLTKSLDQSRLVISNDGWEHTVSDVLTIHDYEGEKEVLKERYSRLENTLQFTPADRFLFVPSFHYKGEPIMVSEFGGIAYQKSEWQGWGYTSASNDQDFIERYYLVVSSLLESPLVQGFCYTQITDVEQEINGLLTYDRKPKVDLSIIREINEGKKFTFTVKD
- a CDS encoding sugar phosphate isomerase/epimerase; the encoded protein is MNIKGFSSNMYGWTERWKMDGKKPQWEDLFHACAEAGLDAVEIDADTEKLKLARSFGLAVSASYIGLPLHIPFNGLGVVQTVLPFAERLAAADGTDLLINADPISWKNPVSKSEDHFKQQGENLSRISELVASLGLKVCLHNHAADNHNARGDLRSVIQYADPLVGLCIDTGWAHVAGCNPIEWVTDYPDRVFAFHLRNQRGHVPTEDLLEGDINFVSLLNSAAAAKYNGWLALELWHPQSTQPVRTMTEDVERSLDYLRHILALSS
- a CDS encoding Gfo/Idh/MocA family oxidoreductase, yielding MVQLAEKHNRLLGCCSVRFIGMPHMEALKKVIKSGSLGEIYHVTFVNKWERSRSGIEYQPASRWFLDSKLSGGGVLMDWGPYDFATLNDILNPNSIEIHTAWTAKPQTEIDPLDTPFDVETHVGAFMTFSSGNHPIHVHYERASCAHGESYVRAEIEGTLGSLRWTPFDSRQPVFLRYDKHGQIIEEQIETGPRSEYTIFDNPLHHFYRKVKGLESHANVNQQALNNFRCLTSIYTTAETGQKQLIEMVQKGVTL
- a CDS encoding AraC family transcriptional regulator, giving the protein MYVEHLRLQRSFAFCRVWGSHEEHDLHVHDSLEIGVVLNNELEYRFNEHTYLGKPGDVFLCRPFEPHWSFAQSEQPFECILILFTPSAVRNIPNGIQLLKPFYTAQGIQPIIPSNTIFARAIRQAAVSAMEDQEKEEDLWVTRQYMHLINILLHVNQFAKESQSADNLELPSSEIVEIVGYMLENYQKPINIETLYWQAEMGRTMFFNEFRRLTGLSPNEFLNFLRLQSAMDLLRSTNKSIIDLAYASGFQSLSTFNKQFKRFTGRSPREYRQMV
- a CDS encoding phytanoyl-CoA dioxygenase family protein gives rise to the protein MIQKDDVEFYNEEGYLLVKGVFNLQEVEAMRESIDNIIRRAAEAKRDENAAWDGDYLPKEQLRRLVLKGFHNVHYHDSVFLNALAHANMVSILKKLIGPNVQLHHSKMLVKPPEKGAAFPMHQDYPYFPHEKHSMLAASVHLDESNEENGCLRVIPQSHKQGVLSHVGRHYLNHKEYPISSGTPCLAEPGDVLFFNYLTIHGSDVNKSERNRRNVLFQYRNASDFPVEDTHFDWGMGLMVSGENPHFDKVTPKYTIG
- a CDS encoding alpha-glucosidase/alpha-galactosidase, yielding MTFKIAFIGAGSIGFTRGLLRDILSVSEFHNIEVAFTDINPKNLDMVTKLCQRDIDENNLNIKIQSTVNRREAFKNAKYIFSVVRVGGLEAFQYDIDIPLKYGIDQCVGDTLCAGGIMYGQRGIAEMLNICKDIREVADRECLLLNYANPMAMITWACNKYGGVKTIGLCHGVQGGHRQIAEVLGLEKHEVDIICAGINHQTWYIQVKYNGEDMTAKLLHAFENHPEFSKTEKVRIDMLRRFGYYSTESNGHLSEYVPWYRKRPDEINDWIDLGSWINGETGGYLRVCREGRNWFEIDFPNWIKEPVRKYKEENRGEEHGSYIIEALETGRVYRGHFNVVNNGIISNLPDDTIIEAPGYVDRNGISIPLVGELPLGCAAVCNASITVQHLSVEAAVHGDDNLLRQAMMMDPLVGAVCNLKEIDQLVDEMLVAQEQWLPQYRNAIEQAKKRIASGKLIQAKNNIGAARLKVKTVEEMAKNREIANKNAGESDKAKERPSAGGRHFAGFND
- a CDS encoding AraC family transcriptional regulator, which produces MLDENSLYHSKLLHDQYYPKVISYYFKQWKGFEMPYHSHNEIEIMYVIEGKCVVETATETVPMKKGDLILLDSNIAHRLVVDNENPCRMLNLEFFFTNKENEGFSPSFKEIVRTNGMLSQFLSKAYPYIVLKDSSDIYHVLKSLVLELDERSLENMVMIHLLFSQLFIKIGRLAIEYENQNSYQVNLYIKQILSFLHQNYDCEIQVKDIANVVNLHPVYLHRIFKAEMGNTLMEYLTSLRIKKAKMLLAHTEIPITEISEYVGINSRQYFSTLFKKHTGKTPIDYRNTLNK